DNA sequence from the Cyprinus carpio isolate SPL01 chromosome B13, ASM1834038v1, whole genome shotgun sequence genome:
GCGGGCAGGCTAGTGGAGATCCAAAGGATATAAGGTCATAGGAAAAGAGCAGAGAGAATGAGACCATCTCATTCCCCGCATGCTCGACACTTCAGAGGTTAAGATAGCTTGACATAATGTACTGCAGTGAAACATATGTATGGATTCCATGTGTAGTATTAACAGGAAAAACACTGCTGGAAGTTCATAACATCCTCTGTTGCTGTGTATCTAAAGCCAGCTTTATGATGGATAATATAAGCCACATACTCCTCTGGTGGCAAAGCTCTTGCCCACAATCCTGCCTCTCTTGGGCGTAGAGCCAGACCTCATTTGACCTTGAGTGGTGGCTCTCTCTCTAGCCAGCGGACACGGACTTTCTGTTTGTAGTGATACTCCTTCAGGAAGTCCTGCATGGTTGGAGGCAGTGGTAGGGCACCAATGCCATCATAGGTGGTGTGTCTGCAGATGGCAGCTCGTGCCAGGTGCTGAAGGCTGAAAGGGAAAGTCCGGTGTAAGGGAGCAGTGAGCAGGGGCTCAAAGAACATACAGGCACTGGGGTCTTTATAGTGCTCCAGCAGGCCTGTTACTGTGGAAGAGTGGAAGACACAGGGGTCATGCGCATCAAAGCTAAAGTTGTGATTCCATTGTTCAATGCGAGCATGCAGTGAACGATTGTAACGCCGAAAGCTAACGGAAAACAAGTAGTCCTCCTGTGCAGAATCACGTAACAGGAAGGTGCCCTCTGGTCGTCCGTCCAGTAGTGCTTCTGCTTGGTACCGGTCCATCACCCCCCAATAACAAGGAAGTGCAGTTATGGCCTGTAGGTCAGGCACCAAACAATGAATATAGTCAATCTGCGTGTGGACTTTCCAAGGGCCCGGCTGTCTGGAGCAGTGAGTGTCCCCAGAAGCATGCCTCTGCTTGGGCCTCCGTGTCTGTAAGCAAAGAGTAGTTGAGTCCTCCTCAGAGTCACAGTCAACAGTGTGGGATGGCACTGCCATACTCGCTGCAACCTGTGCGGCAATCCCCGATAAGCCCCCAGAAATAGAAGAGACTGTTCCCAGACTTCTGCCCTCACCAAGTCCATCCCCAACACCAGGAGCCATCTTTGGTCCCAGTTTATAGAGGGAAGAGTTCTGTGAAGTTGCTTCCAGCGTATGGATCTGTGCATTTGGAGGGGGATCCACTCCTTCCTCTATGCTAAGTCTACGCCGTTCACGCAACCTCTCCTCCTCGTCCTCAGGGGATGGATGTGCTGAATCAAATGCATCTAAAAGAGCAGTTGAGGAATGAGGGCTGACTGGCGCCGTATGTTGCTTAATTAGGTGCCACTTGTTGGCCAGATCTGAACCGGGTGGGAAAGGGCATGTTTCGAGCATGAGTTCAGTAAGGTGGATCTTACGTTTGGAGGACACCTGGCCTTTGGCTGATTGAGAGCGGCGGTGTGTGGGTAGAGGAAGGCACAAGCCTACGGTGTCCCTAAGTCGCTGTCGTAGAGAACGGGTGCTAAGGCTGCGCCCACTGCTGCCAGCTCCTACAGAATCATTAATCTCTTGAATAGAGCTAACTCCATAGCGACGCTCCCTCCTAGTTGTACTTCCTCTAGAGCGCCCTGTTCGCCTATCAGCCTCAAGTGAACTTTGTGTTTTAGTTGAGCAAGAATGCTTCTTTTTACCTCCCCAGGGAGCGTGACGTGAGTAGGAGTCCCTACGGACAAGGGGACCCCTCCGTGCATCCTCACTCTCTTTATCAATGGAGATTTCTACTATCTGGGGAATATCTGCCACACAGTTATGGCCTCTGCGTCCTCCAGGAACCAGTGGGAGTGGTGACAAGGTCCGTGAGGGTGTGGAAGACCTAGTTTCATAGGGTTCTGCATGTGCTCCCCTGCCCAAGTCCACCACACAGTGGACACAATCTACATCCTGGCTACCCAGATGGGACTCTGAGCCATCGTTGTGGAAGAGGGCTTGGCATCGACTCCTGAGGTTACCCCACATCTTGCACACTTTCTCCATAGAATGGAGACAACGACCTATCAGAGAAACAAAGAATTAGTGATTAAAAACTTGTTATTGTTCATAAATCAGAGACTTGTGATGTTATCTTGGTGTATACTGGATGGGAGATGTtagaccaggggtctccaacccttcTCCTGAAGAGCTACTATCCTGCAGATTTCATCTCCAacaccaatcaaacacacctgaagcaactaatcaATGTGTTCATGACTACTTGATAAATCACAGACAGGTGTGCTGGAGCAGTGTTGTAACTGAAGTTTCCAGGTCAGTaggtctccaggagcagggttggagatccctttGTTAGATGTTTGTTTATTGTAGGGCGATATGTTAAAATGGTAGTTTGACAAAATGGAATTTGAAACATTAGACATAGATAAAGCAGCACTGaaacttgttttgtttgtgagcacaaaaaatgtcaaagtgaaaaaaaaaaaagtgagagtgacatgacatatagccaagtatggtgacccatactcagaattcgtgctctacatttaacccatccaaagtgcacacacacagcagtgaacacactaacagagcagtgggtagccatttatgctgtggcgcccagggagcagttgggggttcggtgccttgctcaagggcacctcagtcagcccgagactcgaacccacaaccttagggttaggagtcaaactctctaaccactaggacACAACTTCCCCAATGTGTGCATCATTTTAGTCAAAAAGAGCATGTATATGTTGGGTGGGTGCAGTAGTGGTACAGTTAGCACAGAGTTGCCAGGCAGACATGCATCGACACAAGGCCATGGCTATAAATGAACTGAGGGATCTGCTCCCAGCTGATCTGCTGGTATGTACTGTATTACTGAGCCAGTCTGGACCTGACCAAGAACTTTCACTGTCATGGCAgcagacacatacacactcaaaatGCACAACAGAGAAGTAAAGTATGGATAGGGGGAGCACAGACAGAGAACATGCAGACTGACAAAAAAAGTCAGTCTGAGGGGTGGTTTCTGTTCCCTTTTTCAGGAAGAAAAAGTGCTGATCTTGTTAAAAACACTGTGGTTGCACTGCACAAATTATGCTAAATTGAGGCCACCGGCAGATCACGCTCAGATCTCCCCATTATAAGAGGAGACCAAACGTATCATCTTCACAGAGCAAAATATATGGTTGACTAGTCTAATGCCAGGATAATACATATGAATTAAAAGGAGAACTTAATATTTGAAGAGGCAATCTCATAAGCTTACAAAAAGTCTTCCAGCAACTGCAAAATGTTCTGGACAGGCTGGATTCTATGGGACATTATTCTCATATCCAAATCATACCAACACTCAAAGCATGGAGATGAAGCAACACAAAACATTTATCAACAGGACAAATGcgcaaaaaaagaaacaaaaaacatatttgttcataATTATTCAACATATATATCATAAAGACATCAAATTTAAACTATCTGGTACAAGTTAAGCCTTTCTGAAATCATAAATGACTTTAAATATGCCAGTGAACAGCAGCGAGATGTTATGCAGAGTGTTATATAAGAAACACTGAGATAGGGCTTTGGACTGAACCCATCCAATGATCCAGTGCTTCAAGCACCAATGCTCTAAACTACCCAATTATCCAGTTTCATTCCAGCAACAATTCTAAAGGTTTCATTAAAGGTTTAAGAGCTGAGAAGTTGATCTTTGGCAAACATACATTGTCAACAATTTCACATTTACTGTAGCTGATCGccaaccaaaaaaataacattgcacCTGCAGAGTAACATTCATATAACACTTCAAATATACGACATGATGAGACATGGAATCTTTTATGTTTTCACACGCTCTTTTTTTCTAACTCTACTCTTTCAGCCTCCAAATACATATctaatgtactgtaatataacaTGCATCAGCCTTGTTGTTTTTCCATGGGAGTTGGCATAATTTTTTCTTGACTATGCAAATcactttcacaaaaacaaacagctttGTCTTCCAAGAACGAATGCACAGAGCGGTTATTCTTTCCAAAATGTTCCTGGGACAACAAAGGTGAAATAACTTTTTGAAGAACATTTCCAAGAATGACTTTCTTTACAGACACTTGTTGAAAGGATAgatcactccaaaaaaaaaaaaaaaaaaaaaaaaaaaaaaaaaatttccgtttactcacccttatgttatttaaattttctttctttctctgtattattatttcttcCATTAAACAAAGGAGATATTAACCAAAATGAATAGTTTTGGAGGGCTGAaaccattgacagaaacagtccTCCATTTGACTGTCTGTTTCAAGCTACAAAAGACTTTTTAAACTACAAcaggtttttaatttaataatatgtaaaatttgtTTGGTTGAAATATCAAGAGCCGCTCATTGAGTGGCATTCAGTGTTTGATTAACCAGTTACTGAAATTTAATGACAAACTTTATCTTCATTTTCTTggctaaatgaaaatgttgatTTTGGTTTTGATAAGAAACAGTATATCAATAAATTGGCTTTTACTGAAGATTTTCTTACCTTCAGACCATCCGTGATGTACAAGCTCACCGATGGATCCTCTgaggtgaatgggtgccatcaaaaacataattaagacagctgataaaaacatcacaataatccacaagtaatccacatgactccagtccatcaattaacgtcttgtgaaatgaagagttgcatatttgtaagaaataaatccatcaataaaacatttttaactttaaagagtagagtcctctatccataatattgctttctccagtgaaaaagtcatccaGCTTGAattaagagagaaatatgcacaaatcaagcactatttacaagcaaaaagagtccaaaaacatctaaatatttttgaCAAGCAAAAAAGAGTCCAAAAAAGTCATCTAAATAAGAGTCATGGACTTTTGggggattttgatgtaagaggacaacaaGGGTTGGACTTTTCACTGGTGAGGtgatatggattatggacttttggCAGAaagaagatgatttaaaaaaaatgccttaatgatggatttctttcttacaaacactcagcttttcatttcacaagccattaattgatggactggagttgtgtgaattactgtgatatttttatcatctgtttggcacccattcactacagaggatccattgataagCAAGTGATGGAAAGgaataaatttctccaaatctgttgggATGAAGAAACTAACTCGCCtatattttggatggcctgagtaactaaatttttttggggtgaactattcctttaagtacacCCGACAGACACACTACACCtcaacaaacaaatgtttttttttttttctttcttgccatTTTTTCTGCTAATAAATGAGTGCAGAGATGAGACATAATGAGAACTGTTGGATAACTCTCACTTCTGTGACTGTTTATGTCATGTGGAAGTTATCTTCAGAAGGCTTTTCTTCAGACTCCTAATTAGAAGTTCAAATAGGGACAGTTTGTCTTCTCTGATAAACTGCTCTGATCCAACTCTCTCTCGGAGGACAAAATGCAGAAAAGCACGAGAGTTCCCCAAAATTAACAAGGCCAGAGCTCAAGCACATGTCATTATCAGACCAGCAGTTTGGGATATGAAACTCCTCTTGTGTAGCTCTCCTGCATAAAGGCACTTCAATTTGGCGGTGTGGGTCATGAGTGCGTGGATGAAGTGCCATTGTGAATGAGTGTCATGAGCTCAGCAGCTCATCTACCTCTACCCTGTGTAGTGTGTACTCATTACTCTGATCCGATATCAAAGGAGACTCTAAAGCATTCTCAAGAAGTGACTCATCATAAGCTTGTATTGATTATTTATGCTAATGTTACCTTggaaataatacatcatacatggATTCCTTGAATGTATTGTGTGGCAAGAGTTCGGAAGCAGTGTGTGCGAGTAAGATTGAAAAGAAAAAGAGTGTGAAACTACAGACATgacaacacaaataaaccatataaatcacagaaaaaatagaaatgttactgCAGAACTGTATTAATCAACACATAAACTGACCAGTGACTGTAAATATCTTGCATAACTAAATGCAATCCAACTGTATGTTTGCTCCAAAATGAACAGGGTACGAAAGTCTAAATCGTATGCTGAAAATGTAATAGGTAATCTTGCACATTTAAGCTATTCAAAGGCAGAATATCCAAATTTAAACTATTACAGTTTAGcaataaaaatgtccaaatatAGATTATAATACACAAATAATCTGTTTATCCTCAATAAGGACCTTCTGAAGAAGCAGCTAAACTACACCTAAGTGCTTCACCCTAAAGAGAAAAACTGGATAAAGTTAGACTACCGCTGTTAAGCAGCCTCATATTAAACCCAGAAAATATCCTCTGCAATTTCTCTCAGTTCGACACGCCTATTCTCATGGGGTCCAGATGAGTGGCCTGGCTTTTGGACAGCATTAAGGGGCGGAAGTGTATTTTCTttcaaaaggagaaaaaaaacgaAGGAAAAAAGTAAAGAATAGTTATTTGTGGACCATTACTTTCAGAGACAAAGACGTGGAATGACTTAGGGCAAGAGCGTATCCTGTGACGTAACCTTACCAACTTAAATATTCTGCGAATTCTGAGTGCCAAACAACTGGGCAAAGGTACAATTTTAAGACATATTCATGTAAAAACTCACATCAACCCCATTTCCAAGGTGAATACATAGAGAATCTATACTTTAAAGTCAAAAATGTACACTTTCCCTCACACATAATTTTCAACACAATGTATTAATGGTGGACTAGACACGTTTTAACTACCATAACTAGGACCCAAGTTATATCTATTAGCTACAAACAACATGCAGCTGACAGTGATAAGAAACTGAACCATCTGACTGCTACGAAGTAGATTCAGTAGctagtttgtttatattttgtacgAAGACGTCAGTCGAGAATATAATCGCAAAtgctacaataatgtacagccTAATGTCTATCCTTCCTTCAGTCCGTGACAATAAAATACCGTAACAATGCTCATATTATTGAACGCAGACGGATACATAACACTCAGTATCAAACGTGTGCTATGTTTGTGGTGATTTTGAGTTCAGTATTTTAAGTGCCGAGCAGGTATCGAGTGAGTGAGCAACgtggaagggagagagagagagagagagagagagagagagagagagagagagagagagagacgcacacTGGAGGATGTTGGAATGTTACATTGTAACATTCGCAGAGGGGAAACATGCAAAAGCAGCGGTGACATCACTTGCGTTCCGTTACATTAAATCACGCATAAAAGCGGCTAGAAATAACGCGTTAGAATACGCAAAGCATGGCGCATTGTAATGCAGAGAGCGGACACCGCAAACAGGCGTACTTACGctttttatttgtgaatattaCTTCGCAGCCGTCTTTTGTCTGAAGGCTGTTAAAGCTGTTGGACTCGCTACTGTCCCACATACGCTCAGCCCTGGCGAATAAAACACAGAAGTGCTCGTTCCTGAGGTTGGCCTTTTAAAAGCAGGAGAGCAGCTGAATCCCACATCCTTCTGGTCGGATGGAATGGCGGCATAATCCGAGGCCAGATCCCCGATCCACCAAGCCCGTGCTTCTGCCTGACAAACCGAGCAGAGGCGTGAGGAAGAGGCCGATAGCACGAGCTCGCAGGCGGGTTCAGACTGTAGGGAGACGCAGGAGGAGAACGCACTTCCGACGGATGGGGGAGTGACGAGCGTGTGGCTAACCAATGAGTTTGCAGATTGGGAGAGCGTTGCCTCGGTTGCCACCCTGAAAACGTGGAGACTCGAGATAATGCATGAGTGCCGCGGGATGAATGATTAATGATTCTAGTCAATCAGACAAAGTAGCCATCTGTTGCCCTTAACAGCTCAgtagtgtgtgtttctgtattgcTTATCTAAATCTTAAAAAGGAAATGTTGACAATATCAAAcatattaattactatatatatatatatatatatatatatatatatatatatatatatatatatatatatatatatatgtaagtgctgtcaaacgattaatcggaTCCAATACATAACATTACGTTACATAGTTTacagtttacataatatttgtgtgtactgtacatttaagtatatataaatacacacacatgcatgtatatatttaagaaaaattttacttttatatattaaataaatgtatacattatataatttatattaatataaatatatacatgttaatattttcaaaagatatgcagtatgtgtgtctttatgtaaacatagtaaatatacacagtacacacatattatgtaaacaaaaacttttattctggatattttttattaaacgcgatttatcatttgacagcactagcaaCAAGCattcaaaagcaaaatatttatgttcatttttttccccttctgtaTAATCAGAGAggaaatattgtgttttatgaGACACTAAAAGTCTCAACCATAAATGTATGCCTATATGATTTATTAgagaatatacagtattttctaATTCACATATGGGGAATGttatgagttttcattttttacacaATCAAGACTGATGCACAAAACTGAATGTGCCATATTACATATGATTCTGGTCATGAGGTTTAAGTTTGTTCAGAATGACCTTTCATGTGTctatttatgttcaaacaaagaaacattgtCCACAGAGGTCTGATTTCCACTATTGGCAGTTGCAGACAGTGATTTCTAATGCACTAAGTATATGAACATAGACGCTGGCATTTTGGGGGTGGATGAAGTAAGCTCTAAGACCCTCAAAGAGCCCTAAATGGCTGCTTCTATTCTTGCAACACAGAGCCTACACACTCATAAACCCTGCACTATCAGTGTCTCAAAGGGGCATTCATTTTCCTCCTACTGGTGATGTCATCATTTGGAGTCACACCACATGCTAGACTCGTGTGAGGCCATATAGTGTGAGCTAGAACATCTTTGACTAATGTCATTGCAGGCTGAGAATCAGCCTTCAGGGAAAGTCCTGATGTTGAAACAACATCACCATTCATCCTCCAGCAGACATCACTCATCTAATTATTGTGTCTGAAACAAAAGGACACACAGCtcaaaatgaaatgcattaaacagaGAGTTTTCTAAAGCTGatgccattttaaatatttaaaaagactgTCAACCTTTGATATGTACAATCTGTTTTATGGCATttaatgtatatgtaatgtaattttaatagtaGCTATTATCGCAGTATTATTCAACATAATTTTGCACTTTAGTTCTGACCTATACTTGCGCTTACATTAATGacaataaattcataaaacaGTTCTTGGTCAACTTTCAGATGGGTCTCGGGTGCTTTTATTTATAGAGTGATATGCTGttcaataatttatatttgaGAGAGCTTTCCTCCAGTGGCTCAGACTTATTGGTCACTGCAAATCTAGTGTTGTGAACTCAGCAAACATACTTATGGTTACAGTATTTGTATGTGTAATAAAGCATGCtgcaaaaatgtagtttttaatggTCATTCCATACATTGTATCTTGTTTTCTTTGGCTCTACATAATGCTTTCTgtatcttttttatctttttaaattatacactTGATACATTGCGTAGATTTGAGATTGAGAAATTTGTATGCATGCTCATATACAATTTACTTGAATTAACCTGATCAAGCGATCTactcaaaagatgctaacagtttagaaGGCAAAGCAATATAATGCAGATTCAGTAACTGCCAACCCAGTACTTCTATAAGGACACTGCCATCTACTGGATTTTTTAACTCACTTAATGCGATTTTAATcttaattgttataattaaagCTGTTTAAATGTTAGAGACAGAGTTTCTCTGTCCCATTTTATATTCACCCTAAGCAAAAACTGTTtcctaaataaaatgttatacacTATGAAGCATCTCAAGAAAAGGGAACAGGAAAGCATTTGTAAAACACGCTTAAGAAATTTATATGTGCTTTCATGACGCCATTGAAGGCACACTGACATTTTAATGAATGATGCAACAGTAGGCAGCACACA
Encoded proteins:
- the LOC109068945 gene encoding suppressor of cytokine signaling 5-like, with the protein product MWDSSESNSFNSLQTKDGCEVIFTNKKRRCLHSMEKVCKMWGNLRSRCQALFHNDGSESHLGSQDVDCVHCVVDLGRGAHAEPYETRSSTPSRTLSPLPLVPGGRRGHNCVADIPQIVEISIDKESEDARRGPLVRRDSYSRHAPWGGKKKHSCSTKTQSSLEADRRTGRSRGSTTRRERRYGVSSIQEINDSVGAGSSGRSLSTRSLRQRLRDTVGLCLPLPTHRRSQSAKGQVSSKRKIHLTELMLETCPFPPGSDLANKWHLIKQHTAPVSPHSSTALLDAFDSAHPSPEDEEERLRERRRLSIEEGVDPPPNAQIHTLEATSQNSSLYKLGPKMAPGVGDGLGEGRSLGTVSSISGGLSGIAAQVAASMAVPSHTVDCDSEEDSTTLCLQTRRPKQRHASGDTHCSRQPGPWKVHTQIDYIHCLVPDLQAITALPCYWGVMDRYQAEALLDGRPEGTFLLRDSAQEDYLFSVSFRRYNRSLHARIEQWNHNFSFDAHDPCVFHSSTVTGLLEHYKDPSACMFFEPLLTAPLHRTFPFSLQHLARAAICRHTTYDGIGALPLPPTMQDFLKEYHYKQKVRVRWLEREPPLKVK